In one Bactrocera tryoni isolate S06 chromosome 5, CSIRO_BtryS06_freeze2, whole genome shotgun sequence genomic region, the following are encoded:
- the LOC120777425 gene encoding peritrophin-1-like: protein MKFHVFLFVCAALVAATTSIAIEDGIVCPKQQTDTSDVVQIPSPSNCGIFYKCERGRPIVNKCPQGLHYNTRLMVCDYPSRAQCVAVNPEE, encoded by the exons ATGAAATTCCACGTATTTCTCTTTGTATGCGCTGCACTCGTCGCCGCCACCACCAGCATTGCTATTGAGGATGGCATTGTGTGTCCCAAGCAACAAACGGACACTTCGGATGTGGTGCAGATTCCGTCGCCCAGCAACTGTGGTATTTTCTACAAGTGCGAACGTGGGCGGCCAATAGTGAATAAATGTCCGCAGGGCTTGCATTATAACACGCGACTCATG GTTTGTGATTACCCCTCACGTGCCCAATGTGTAGCAGTTAATCCTGaagagtaa